From the genome of Spirochaetales bacterium, one region includes:
- a CDS encoding ZIP family metal transporter, translated as MYEWFKNLNHVLQALIATGFTWFVTALGAGLVFIFKKMNRKVLDGMLGFAGGVMIAASFWSLLAPAIEMAEGSGVPAWLPAVIGFLSGGAFLRLIDRFLPHLHLGEPIEHAEGVKTSWRRSILLVLAITLHNIPEGLAVGVAFGAIATGVDSATLGGAIALALGIGIQNFPEGTAVSVPLHREGLSRLKSFWYGQLSGIVEPVAGVCGAALVILMKPILPYALAFAAGAMIFVVVEEVIPESQGSGNTHIATLGAMAGFAIMMALDVALG; from the coding sequence ATGTATGAATGGTTTAAAAATCTCAATCATGTGCTTCAGGCCCTTATCGCAACCGGTTTTACCTGGTTTGTGACCGCACTCGGGGCCGGGCTCGTCTTTATTTTTAAGAAAATGAACCGTAAAGTCCTCGACGGAATGCTCGGCTTTGCCGGGGGCGTGATGATCGCGGCAAGCTTCTGGTCGCTTCTTGCGCCGGCGATAGAAATGGCGGAAGGCTCGGGCGTTCCCGCATGGCTTCCCGCGGTGATAGGGTTTCTCTCAGGCGGCGCGTTTCTTCGTCTCATCGACAGATTTCTCCCCCACCTTCATCTCGGTGAACCGATCGAACATGCAGAGGGGGTAAAAACATCGTGGCGGCGGAGCATCCTTTTAGTCCTCGCCATCACCCTTCACAATATTCCCGAAGGACTTGCCGTGGGTGTCGCCTTCGGGGCGATCGCCACGGGAGTCGACTCCGCGACACTCGGGGGGGCTATCGCTCTCGCGCTGGGTATCGGTATACAGAATTTTCCCGAAGGTACAGCGGTCTCCGTCCCCCTTCACCGGGAAGGGCTTTCGCGCCTCAAGAGTTTCTGGTACGGTCAGCTGTCCGGAATCGTGGAGCCGGTCGCCGGTGTATGCGGCGCGGCCCTCGTTATCCTGATGAAACCGATTCTTCCTTACGCGTTGGCTTTCGCCGCCGGCGCCATGATATTTGTCGTGGTCGAAGAGGTTATTCCCGAATCGCAGGGATCGGGGAATACCCATATCGCGACCCTCGGTGCGATGGCAGGTTTCGCGATCATGATGGCCCTCGATGTGGCGCTTGGATAA
- a CDS encoding RNA polymerase sigma factor RpoD/SigA, producing MVRNKTTRSQTDPLQSYFDQIKDTPLLTFEEELELSKKIQAGNLEARQKLIEANLKLVVKIARSFKTNDVSFLDLIQEGNLGLMKAADRFDFRKNVRFSTYASWWIKQSIVRSLSNKRRAIRLPHRKEEKLRKINKTINALSQKLMRTPDMHEVAVELGIDEKEIINILTISNHIVSLDSETNDMSGTLQEVLEDYSYDPDRELMQKNLHEETLKHLDRLRKKEKEIILYRYSFYGGKKCTLKTIGARMGISPETVRQIEMRALSKLKENAEELREYCIN from the coding sequence ATGGTAAGAAACAAGACGACGAGATCCCAGACAGATCCGCTGCAATCCTACTTTGATCAGATAAAAGATACACCGCTCCTGACGTTCGAAGAGGAGCTTGAATTATCAAAAAAAATCCAGGCAGGAAATCTTGAAGCCCGTCAGAAACTCATCGAAGCCAATTTAAAGCTGGTGGTAAAAATTGCCAGAAGCTTTAAAACGAACGATGTTTCCTTTCTCGATCTTATCCAGGAGGGAAACCTCGGACTCATGAAAGCGGCGGACCGGTTCGATTTCAGGAAGAATGTGCGGTTCAGCACCTACGCATCATGGTGGATCAAGCAATCGATCGTTCGTTCGCTTTCAAACAAGCGCCGCGCGATTCGTCTTCCTCACAGAAAGGAAGAAAAGCTGCGGAAAATCAACAAGACAATCAATGCTCTGTCCCAGAAACTCATGAGAACCCCGGATATGCATGAAGTGGCGGTAGAACTCGGTATCGATGAAAAAGAGATCATCAATATCCTGACAATCTCCAATCATATTGTCTCCCTTGACAGCGAGACGAACGATATGTCGGGAACACTCCAGGAGGTGCTGGAAGATTATTCGTATGATCCGGACAGGGAATTAATGCAGAAAAACCTTCATGAGGAAACACTGAAACATCTCGACAGGCTGCGTAAAAAGGAAAAAGAGATCATCCTCTACCGTTATTCCTTTTACGGCGGAAAAAAATGTACGCTGAAAACGATCGGCGCACGGATGGGTATCTCTCCCGAAACTGTACGCCAGATTGAAATGAGGGCGCTTTCGAAACTCAAGGAGAATGCGGAAGAACTGCGGGAGTATTGCATCAACTGA
- a CDS encoding divergent polysaccharide deacetylase family protein, which yields MKKNNSGVNNTVKKRRQTKKSMMKERSIRAVVMLFIIFFLLTIILCFIPEKPGNDIAETEGNGEAPVPERTGGPARREEPEVFLSIVIDDAGYSLSELTNFLDFPAPLSIAVLPQLPESRESARRILDAGKEVLLHQPMEPLGHEDPGPGAIYTTSTANEIESILEKNLSSVPGAAGANNHMGSKATADEHLMDVVLAFFKKKGMYFLDSKTTPYSVAEQSASLYDVPFFERHIFLDYETDDDIIRTQMKKGLELAVRTGYAVLIGHIRNTVIIDILGEYMPVFREKNVRLVTLSELKQTVHYGRNNGIH from the coding sequence ATGAAAAAAAATAACAGCGGCGTAAACAATACGGTTAAAAAAAGAAGGCAGACAAAAAAATCGATGATGAAAGAACGTTCGATCAGGGCAGTCGTCATGCTTTTCATTATTTTTTTTCTTCTTACGATCATCCTCTGCTTTATTCCGGAAAAACCTGGAAACGATATTGCAGAAACGGAAGGAAACGGCGAAGCCCCCGTACCTGAAAGGACGGGGGGACCGGCAAGAAGAGAAGAACCCGAGGTTTTTCTCTCGATCGTCATCGACGATGCCGGCTACAGTCTTTCCGAACTCACGAACTTTCTTGATTTTCCCGCCCCGCTTTCCATCGCGGTTCTTCCGCAGCTTCCCGAAAGCAGGGAATCCGCGCGGCGCATCCTTGATGCCGGGAAAGAGGTGCTGCTGCACCAGCCGATGGAACCCCTCGGCCATGAAGACCCCGGCCCCGGGGCGATTTACACCACCTCTACCGCCAATGAAATCGAATCGATACTCGAGAAAAACCTCTCATCCGTTCCCGGCGCCGCGGGAGCGAACAACCATATGGGCTCAAAGGCAACGGCGGACGAACATCTCATGGATGTCGTTCTCGCCTTTTTCAAAAAAAAGGGAATGTATTTTCTCGATTCGAAAACAACGCCATATTCAGTCGCCGAACAAAGCGCGTCATTATATGATGTCCCCTTCTTCGAACGGCATATCTTCCTTGACTACGAGACGGATGATGATATAATCAGAACCCAGATGAAAAAAGGACTGGAGCTGGCCGTCAGGACCGGGTACGCGGTACTGATCGGTCATATCCGTAATACCGTTATTATCGATATTCTCGGAGAGTATATGCCGGTTTTCAGGGAAAAGAACGTGCGTCTGGTAACACTTTCCGAATTAAAACAGACCGTTCATTACGGCCGGAATAATGGAATACATTGA
- a CDS encoding DNA topoisomerase IV subunit A: protein MSQLKPLMERNFVEYASYVIVDRAIPDIRDGCKPVQRRILDTLMTIHDGKFHKVANVIGETMKLHPHGDASIRDALVVLANKEYFIEKQGNFGNVITGHNAAAPRYIECRLTPLARENLFNRQLTEYKPSYDGRKKEPVFLPAKLPVLLMLGAEGIAVGMTTKILPHNFIELLRAQVDILKKKQIEIYPDFFQGGLVDVSEYDDGAGRVRVRARIDTKGEKKLIIREIPYSTTTTNLINSIEAAVQKGKVSVGTISDFTTERVEIELHCSRGATVEDVLPQLFAYTECEMSVNSNIVVIRNNHPVEITVTQYLNEITAQLRNQIKAELELELAGLTERRHWLTLEHLFIVNKVYKRLEKAGSEEQLVAEVYEGMMGFSSLFIRPMTDDDVKRLLELKIRRISVYDIKKHKKETDDIVARIEECGEKLKSLTKTTISFLEGLIVRYADHYPRRTEITRFSTVDKKTVAKADIRMSYDPETGFFGTSIRGGVSSITVSEYDRVLVVTDDGTYRIMAPADKVLLTGRMLYCGIFDQEKGAVFTLVYRDDNKVAWGKQIHISKFITDKLYTLFPPSRYGILYFREKNTHDVLLLHFVKTKRSKLLEAEYDCSGLKTASNASRGTRLHAKPVARITIVKEKKKAADAKMTKKRSVEASRQKNKAKPSKTAQKPRKKRNGSTASRQKSRQSTKKAGTKKKMPAVKTKKTGKTTGSKKRKNL, encoded by the coding sequence ATGAGTCAGTTAAAACCATTGATGGAAAGAAATTTCGTCGAATACGCAAGCTACGTGATCGTCGACCGGGCAATACCGGATATACGCGACGGGTGCAAGCCCGTCCAGCGGCGGATTCTGGACACCCTCATGACCATCCATGACGGCAAGTTCCACAAGGTGGCGAATGTCATCGGTGAAACCATGAAGCTCCATCCCCACGGCGACGCGTCGATCAGGGACGCTCTGGTCGTCCTCGCGAACAAGGAATACTTTATCGAAAAGCAGGGAAACTTCGGCAATGTCATTACGGGTCATAATGCCGCGGCACCCCGCTACATCGAGTGCAGGCTCACGCCGCTCGCCCGTGAAAACCTTTTCAACAGGCAGTTGACCGAATACAAGCCGAGCTATGACGGCCGTAAAAAGGAACCCGTATTTTTACCCGCGAAACTTCCCGTTCTGCTGATGCTCGGGGCGGAGGGGATCGCCGTTGGAATGACCACGAAAATACTGCCCCATAACTTTATCGAACTTCTGCGCGCACAGGTTGACATCCTCAAAAAGAAGCAGATCGAAATATACCCCGATTTTTTTCAGGGCGGACTTGTCGATGTCTCGGAATACGATGACGGCGCCGGAAGGGTCCGTGTCAGGGCGAGGATCGATACAAAGGGTGAAAAAAAACTCATCATACGGGAGATCCCGTATTCGACGACGACCACGAACCTTATCAATTCGATCGAAGCGGCCGTCCAGAAGGGGAAGGTCAGCGTCGGGACGATAAGCGATTTTACGACGGAACGGGTGGAAATCGAACTCCACTGTTCGCGGGGCGCCACGGTCGAGGACGTGCTGCCGCAGCTTTTTGCCTATACCGAATGCGAGATGAGTGTGAATTCGAATATCGTGGTGATCAGAAACAACCACCCGGTCGAGATCACGGTGACCCAGTATCTGAACGAGATCACCGCTCAGCTCAGGAACCAGATAAAGGCGGAACTCGAACTGGAACTGGCCGGCCTGACGGAACGGCGGCACTGGCTTACCCTCGAACATCTTTTTATCGTCAACAAGGTATATAAACGCCTCGAAAAAGCCGGAAGCGAAGAACAGCTCGTCGCCGAAGTATATGAGGGGATGATGGGCTTTTCATCCCTTTTTATCAGACCGATGACGGACGATGACGTCAAACGTCTGCTCGAACTGAAAATACGCCGGATATCGGTCTATGATATCAAAAAACACAAAAAAGAGACCGATGATATCGTGGCGCGGATCGAAGAGTGCGGGGAAAAACTGAAATCCCTCACAAAGACGACCATCTCGTTTCTCGAAGGCCTGATCGTGAGGTATGCGGATCACTATCCGCGGCGCACGGAAATCACGAGGTTTTCAACGGTCGACAAGAAAACGGTCGCAAAGGCCGATATCAGAATGAGTTACGATCCTGAAACCGGATTTTTCGGCACCTCCATCAGGGGCGGGGTATCGAGTATCACGGTCAGTGAATACGACAGGGTGTTGGTGGTAACGGACGACGGCACGTACCGGATCATGGCGCCGGCGGACAAGGTCCTCCTTACCGGCAGGATGCTGTATTGCGGTATATTCGATCAGGAGAAGGGGGCGGTTTTTACCCTCGTCTATCGCGACGATAACAAGGTCGCATGGGGCAAGCAAATCCATATCAGTAAGTTCATTACCGATAAGCTCTACACTCTTTTCCCGCCGTCACGCTACGGTATCCTCTATTTCAGGGAGAAAAATACTCATGATGTACTTCTGCTTCATTTTGTAAAGACCAAACGTTCGAAACTCCTTGAAGCCGAATACGATTGTTCCGGACTGAAAACGGCAAGCAACGCCTCGCGCGGAACCCGGCTTCACGCAAAACCGGTCGCCCGTATTACGATCGTGAAAGAGAAAAAAAAGGCGGCGGACGCAAAAATGACGAAAAAAAGATCGGTTGAAGCCTCGCGGCAAAAAAATAAGGCAAAACCGTCAAAAACGGCACAAAAGCCGCGAAAAAAGAGGAACGGATCGACAGCATCCCGTCAAAAATCACGGCAATCAACGAAAAAAGCGGGCACAAAGAAAAAGATGCCTGCCGTCAAAACCAAAAAAACCGGAAAGACAACCGGATCAAAAAAAAGAAAAAATCTCTGA
- a CDS encoding FecR domain-containing protein has protein sequence MNRFFIAAVCIVSLFAGVVTAFGEVVGNIEYCDGDIEITRNGRILGAGDCREGSAIENYDLIRTYGNSELSIVLTSPLSPGTVIDVEPNTTVTIEINKHAGKKMSAFDMLTGGLALKVNKLGQDQDLFVQTESAVMGVRGTSFNVTSSPAGDILVACDEGEVECVDEKGTSLRAVPGEVVEQRPGELFKKIAVKVSNLKEFRRQWIAERIEAFKPNALKAIRVYAGLYAVQLIKFERQYKDLMKNQEIIERWIKEEKEGKTGSTMDNLRDKKKLIGPLFRLRRILFIFERVYFRLLELESYHEQGYGHGTIKPGLTTEQFFKDFNTISKELAAKAGRIRYIAKLYAKRNNGSFPVEFGGDAGDEDDGAEEDDFFGDDDI, from the coding sequence ATGAATAGATTTTTTATTGCCGCGGTATGTATCGTTTCGTTATTTGCGGGTGTCGTGACCGCTTTCGGTGAGGTTGTCGGGAATATCGAATATTGCGACGGGGATATCGAAATAACACGGAACGGAAGGATCCTCGGCGCCGGTGACTGCCGGGAGGGCTCCGCTATTGAAAATTATGACCTCATACGGACATATGGTAACAGCGAACTCTCGATCGTTCTGACCTCCCCGCTCAGTCCGGGGACGGTCATCGATGTCGAACCGAATACGACCGTCACCATCGAAATCAACAAACATGCGGGAAAGAAGATGTCGGCCTTCGATATGCTGACCGGGGGACTCGCTCTCAAGGTAAACAAACTCGGCCAGGACCAGGATCTCTTCGTGCAGACGGAATCCGCGGTCATGGGTGTGCGCGGCACGTCATTCAATGTCACATCTTCTCCGGCGGGGGATATTCTTGTTGCCTGCGACGAGGGCGAAGTGGAATGCGTCGACGAAAAAGGAACGTCATTGCGCGCCGTACCCGGCGAGGTGGTGGAACAGCGCCCCGGGGAGTTGTTCAAAAAAATAGCCGTCAAGGTGAGTAACCTTAAAGAATTCAGGCGCCAATGGATCGCGGAACGGATAGAGGCCTTCAAACCCAACGCCCTCAAGGCGATCCGGGTTTATGCCGGATTATATGCGGTCCAGCTGATTAAATTCGAACGGCAATACAAGGATCTGATGAAGAATCAGGAGATTATCGAACGGTGGATAAAGGAAGAAAAAGAGGGTAAAACGGGTTCGACCATGGATAACCTCCGGGACAAGAAAAAGTTGATCGGTCCGCTTTTCAGGCTGCGAAGGATCCTCTTTATCTTCGAACGGGTGTATTTCCGTCTTCTGGAACTCGAAAGCTATCACGAACAGGGGTACGGGCACGGTACCATCAAACCGGGACTCACCACGGAACAGTTTTTCAAAGATTTCAACACGATATCGAAAGAACTTGCCGCAAAGGCGGGCCGGATCAGGTATATCGCAAAACTCTATGCAAAACGGAATAACGGCAGTTTTCCGGTCGAATTCGGCGGTGATGCGGGAGATGAAGATGATGGTGCGGAGGAAGACGATTTTTTCGGGGACGATGATATTTAG
- the tsaD gene encoding tRNA (adenosine(37)-N6)-threonylcarbamoyltransferase complex transferase subunit TsaD yields MKILGIETSCDECAAAVVRDGKTILSDCVASQIDIHRPYYGVVPEIASRKHTEWITPVVTEALERAHLSVHDIDGIAVTYRPGLIGSLLVGLSYAKGLAAACGIPFVGVDHIYAHLYAPHLEKDIPYPYIGLLVSGGHTIIALVEGYDSFSVLGTTIDDACGEAFDKVAKYYDLGYPGGVVIDKLAQKGNPDAFSFPKPSLHKGDHSYDVSYSGLKTAVVNQLDQFLNAGYEKTPENIAASFQKTAIDIIVSRVKRVVADTGLATVVAGGGVSANSYLRKRLGAEEGIESVFPSPRLCTDNAAMVAGLGYRYLEAGRRDSFDLNAEARVPLFRKTYP; encoded by the coding sequence ATGAAAATACTGGGCATCGAAACATCGTGCGACGAATGCGCGGCCGCGGTCGTTCGGGACGGAAAAACCATCCTTTCGGACTGTGTCGCATCACAGATCGATATCCACAGGCCGTATTACGGTGTGGTACCGGAAATCGCCTCACGCAAACACACGGAATGGATCACCCCCGTCGTCACCGAAGCGCTGGAACGGGCGCACCTCTCAGTACACGATATTGACGGTATTGCGGTCACCTACCGTCCCGGCCTTATCGGTTCGCTTCTGGTCGGTCTTTCCTATGCCAAGGGGCTGGCCGCCGCATGCGGCATCCCGTTTGTCGGGGTGGACCATATTTACGCCCACCTCTATGCTCCGCACCTGGAAAAAGATATCCCCTACCCCTATATCGGGCTTCTGGTTTCCGGGGGCCACACGATCATCGCGCTCGTCGAAGGCTATGACAGCTTTTCGGTACTCGGTACCACGATCGACGACGCCTGCGGCGAGGCATTTGACAAGGTCGCAAAATATTACGATCTCGGATATCCCGGCGGCGTTGTCATCGACAAACTCGCGCAAAAAGGAAATCCCGACGCGTTTTCCTTTCCGAAACCGTCCCTGCACAAAGGCGATCACAGCTATGACGTTTCGTATTCCGGCCTCAAAACGGCGGTCGTCAACCAGCTCGATCAATTCTTGAACGCCGGATATGAAAAAACTCCGGAAAATATCGCCGCCTCCTTCCAGAAAACGGCAATCGATATAATCGTCTCACGCGTCAAACGGGTTGTCGCGGATACCGGCCTCGCGACGGTCGTCGCCGGCGGCGGTGTTTCGGCAAACAGCTATCTCAGAAAACGGCTTGGTGCAGAAGAGGGAATCGAATCGGTATTCCCCTCCCCCCGGCTCTGTACCGACAATGCCGCCATGGTGGCGGGCCTCGGTTACCGCTATCTTGAAGCAGGCAGGAGGGACTCGTTCGATCTGAACGCCGAAGCGCGGGTTCCCCTGTTCAGAAAAACCTACCCGTAA
- a CDS encoding type IIA DNA topoisomerase subunit B — translation MGKSHVIYDEKAIKTLDALEHIRLRTGMYVGRLGDGSHPQDGIYILLKEVIDNSVDEFIMGEGERIEIRRKGDEVTVRDYGRGIPLGKVIDCVSRINTGGKYSDDVFQFSVGLNGVGTKAVNALSSEFEVASYRDGRYVRGLFSEGKLVEKKEGKKPAEKNGTYIRFIPDRSIFKNYSWNEEYIEWRLSFYSYLNSGLLINYNGRKFTSREGLKDLLEAEIGNEPILYKIIYYKEQKCEFAFTHTIGYGENYFSFVNGQYTIDGGTHQTAFRMGLLKGINEYAGTTFTGEDVREGIMGAIAIKLKDPVFESQTKNKLGSTEIKSWIVNSVREQTLIWLHKNQTESKKLIEKIKTNERLRKELSTIKKQARERAKKVAIRIPKLIDCKIHYTDIRDKRHEESSIFITEGDSAGGAMIQARNVHTQAIFSLKGKPLNVYGHKKDTVYKNEELYNIMCALGVEDGLEGLRYAKVIIATDADVDGMHIRNLLLTYFLRYFEDLVIKNHVYILETPLFRVRNKKETVYCYSEQERDEAVKALSNPEVTRFKGLGEISPNEFKQFVGENMRLIPVQVGSLGKVHKILEFFMGKNTPERKRFIIKNLNMDVI, via the coding sequence ATGGGGAAATCACATGTCATCTATGATGAAAAAGCCATAAAAACCCTCGACGCTCTCGAACATATCCGTCTTCGAACCGGTATGTATGTGGGGAGACTCGGTGACGGGAGTCACCCCCAGGACGGCATCTATATTCTCCTCAAGGAAGTGATCGACAACAGTGTGGATGAGTTTATCATGGGAGAAGGCGAGAGGATCGAGATACGCCGCAAGGGTGATGAAGTGACCGTGAGGGATTACGGCCGCGGTATTCCGCTGGGCAAGGTGATCGATTGCGTCAGCAGGATCAATACCGGAGGGAAATATTCCGATGACGTCTTTCAGTTCTCGGTGGGTCTGAACGGCGTCGGTACCAAAGCGGTCAATGCGTTGAGCAGCGAGTTCGAAGTGGCCAGTTACCGGGACGGCCGGTATGTGCGGGGGCTTTTCAGTGAAGGGAAACTCGTTGAGAAAAAAGAGGGAAAAAAACCCGCGGAAAAAAACGGTACCTATATCAGATTTATTCCCGACCGCTCGATCTTCAAAAACTATTCCTGGAACGAGGAATATATCGAGTGGCGGCTTTCATTTTATTCCTATCTGAACTCCGGGCTTCTCATCAATTATAATGGAAGAAAATTCACGAGCAGGGAAGGACTCAAAGACCTTCTCGAAGCGGAAATCGGAAACGAACCGATTCTCTACAAGATCATCTATTACAAGGAACAGAAATGCGAGTTCGCCTTTACCCATACGATCGGGTATGGTGAAAATTATTTCAGTTTCGTCAATGGCCAGTACACGATCGACGGAGGAACCCACCAGACCGCGTTCAGAATGGGATTACTCAAAGGGATAAACGAGTACGCGGGGACGACCTTTACCGGCGAGGACGTGCGGGAGGGGATCATGGGGGCGATCGCGATCAAACTCAAGGATCCGGTCTTCGAAAGCCAGACAAAGAACAAACTCGGCTCGACGGAAATAAAGTCATGGATCGTCAATTCGGTAAGGGAACAAACGCTTATCTGGCTTCACAAGAACCAGACGGAATCGAAGAAACTGATCGAGAAGATCAAGACGAACGAGCGGCTCAGGAAGGAGCTTTCCACCATAAAAAAACAGGCGCGGGAACGGGCAAAAAAGGTCGCCATCAGGATTCCGAAACTTATCGACTGCAAGATCCATTACACCGACATACGTGACAAGCGTCACGAAGAAAGCAGTATTTTCATCACCGAAGGGGATTCGGCGGGCGGCGCGATGATTCAGGCGCGGAATGTTCATACCCAGGCCATTTTTTCACTCAAGGGGAAACCGTTGAATGTGTACGGGCATAAAAAGGATACGGTGTATAAAAACGAGGAGTTGTACAACATCATGTGCGCCCTCGGGGTGGAAGACGGGCTCGAGGGACTACGGTACGCGAAGGTCATCATCGCCACGGACGCGGATGTGGACGGTATGCACATCCGTAATCTTCTCCTTACCTATTTTCTCCGTTATTTCGAGGACCTTGTTATCAAGAACCATGTCTATATCCTCGAAACACCCCTGTTCAGGGTGAGAAACAAAAAGGAAACCGTCTACTGCTACAGCGAACAGGAGCGCGATGAGGCGGTGAAAGCGCTGAGTAATCCGGAGGTGACGCGATTCAAGGGACTCGGGGAAATCAGCCCGAACGAGTTCAAGCAGTTTGTCGGGGAGAATATGCGATTGATTCCGGTGCAGGTCGGATCGCTCGGAAAAGTTCATAAAATACTCGAGTTTTTCATGGGGAAAAATACACCGGAACGAAAACGGTTCATTATAAAAAACCTCAACATGGATGTCATATAG